Proteins found in one Alicyclobacillus cycloheptanicus genomic segment:
- a CDS encoding VIT1/CCC1 transporter family protein, with protein MNDVKNERYLTKMLKENWRREMMAVQLYEVSAAAERDARRREILLKLADVERRHARMWEEKLALLGEDVDALRAAMPRPDFDKRQRGASQVQLLEQIEAIESGNATWYQSQRNVIDDESIVRILDQIDADEADHDSVVAELAKQPSTGAKSRLSRLWREERWHRKDSGSWVGDAIYGVNDGLGAIFGIIAGVAGYTSSDNTVLVSGLFGALASTLSMGAGAWLATKSENELMENEMAQERQEIAHDPEHEVEELALLYELKGFSTEEARGIADRIASDSDLLLKTMAQEELGIHETSKGNPWRSALFGSLSTFVGAIIPLIPFFFLHGFTAMLVAAVVSILAHFAVGAAKSLITVRTWWASGLEMTAVGALVGVVSYGLGVLGSMLING; from the coding sequence GTGAACGACGTGAAGAATGAACGCTATTTGACGAAAATGCTGAAGGAAAACTGGCGTCGCGAGATGATGGCAGTACAACTGTACGAGGTCTCTGCGGCTGCTGAACGCGACGCACGGCGGCGGGAGATTTTGCTCAAATTAGCCGACGTGGAACGAAGACACGCACGCATGTGGGAGGAAAAGCTGGCTCTGCTCGGTGAGGACGTGGACGCGCTGCGTGCCGCGATGCCACGGCCCGATTTCGACAAACGGCAGCGCGGCGCCTCCCAGGTGCAGCTGCTGGAACAGATTGAAGCGATTGAAAGCGGAAATGCGACCTGGTACCAGTCGCAGCGCAACGTGATTGACGACGAAAGCATTGTGCGCATTCTCGACCAAATTGACGCGGATGAAGCCGACCATGACTCGGTGGTTGCAGAACTGGCCAAACAGCCCTCGACCGGTGCCAAGTCGCGTCTCTCTCGCCTGTGGCGGGAGGAGCGTTGGCATCGGAAGGACAGCGGGAGCTGGGTTGGAGACGCGATTTATGGTGTCAATGACGGGCTGGGAGCCATTTTCGGCATCATTGCCGGTGTTGCGGGATATACCTCCAGTGACAACACGGTGCTCGTGAGTGGATTGTTCGGCGCATTGGCCAGCACCCTGTCGATGGGGGCGGGCGCATGGCTTGCGACCAAGTCCGAAAATGAGTTGATGGAGAACGAGATGGCGCAGGAGCGCCAGGAAATTGCCCACGACCCAGAGCACGAAGTGGAAGAGTTGGCGCTGCTGTATGAACTCAAGGGTTTTTCCACGGAAGAGGCAAGGGGCATCGCCGACCGAATCGCCAGCGATTCAGACTTGTTGCTGAAGACCATGGCGCAGGAAGAACTGGGCATTCACGAGACAAGCAAGGGCAACCCGTGGCGGTCGGCCCTGTTTGGGAGTTTGTCCACGTTCGTCGGTGCCATCATCCCCCTGATCCCATTTTTCTTTCTGCACGGCTTCACGGCCATGTTGGTTGCGGCCGTGGTGAGTATTCTCGCCCACTTCGCGGTGGGGGCAGCCAAGTCGCTCATCACCGTGCGCACCTGGTGGGCCAGCGGGCTCGAAATGACAGCAGTCGGCGCGTTGGTCGGCGTGGTGTCCTACGGGTTGGGCGTGTTGGGTTCGATGCTCATCAACGGGTGA
- a CDS encoding toprim domain-containing protein, with the protein MTRQRPDGDKVLVVEGKTDRDRLLQILTEPVEIICTGGTLGYERLEELLTEIQDEDVYIFVDADESGMKLRSQLKREFPNATHLYTQRVYREVARTPMPVLAKALADAHFEVDEQWLADDLVLRGDTRRMVHWRRKKS; encoded by the coding sequence GTGACAAGGCAACGTCCTGACGGCGACAAGGTGTTGGTGGTCGAAGGGAAGACCGACCGTGATCGGCTGTTGCAAATCCTGACGGAGCCAGTCGAAATCATCTGTACGGGCGGCACCCTCGGTTACGAGCGACTGGAAGAACTGCTTACGGAGATTCAGGACGAGGATGTGTACATTTTTGTGGACGCGGACGAGTCCGGCATGAAGCTGCGCAGTCAGTTGAAGCGCGAGTTCCCGAACGCGACCCACTTGTATACGCAGCGCGTGTACCGCGAGGTGGCCCGCACCCCGATGCCTGTTTTGGCAAAGGCGCTGGCCGATGCACATTTTGAAGTCGATGAACAGTGGCTGGCTGACGACCTGGTACTTCGCGGGGATACGCGCCGCATGGTACACTGGCGACGGAAGAAGTCCTAA
- the thrB gene encoding homoserine kinase, whose translation MKFSVHVPATSANLGPGFDCMGIAIELFNEMRVETGHPFSVEITGESANLLPANEENAVVKTMRVLFERAGCADMDHEWRLSLQNNIPVASGLGSSASAIVGGLLLANALVEHAGRTPLTSRQLLDIAVELEGHPDNVAPALLGGASLSYMDEHGTHTFSVPVPADLCFVVAVPYFTLHTEKSRTVVPETVSRADAVFNIAQASRLTLALSTGNLDFLRGGFADRLHEPYRKSLVPGYEDVRHAAIRGGALTLTLSGAGPSLLAWCQDEGAAWQAADLMTLAWREHGVPCRAEVYRPYCRETVVHILSD comes from the coding sequence ATGAAGTTTTCCGTGCATGTACCCGCGACCTCCGCGAACCTGGGGCCCGGGTTCGACTGTATGGGGATCGCGATTGAACTGTTCAATGAGATGCGTGTGGAAACCGGGCACCCGTTTTCCGTCGAGATCACGGGAGAGTCCGCGAATTTGTTGCCTGCCAACGAGGAGAACGCCGTCGTGAAGACGATGCGGGTTCTGTTTGAGCGCGCGGGTTGCGCCGATATGGACCACGAGTGGCGCCTCTCGCTGCAAAACAACATTCCGGTGGCTTCGGGGCTTGGGTCGAGCGCCTCGGCCATCGTCGGGGGACTCTTGCTGGCCAACGCACTGGTTGAACACGCGGGGCGTACGCCCCTGACGAGCCGGCAGCTGCTCGATATTGCGGTGGAACTGGAAGGGCATCCTGACAACGTCGCGCCTGCGCTGCTCGGGGGCGCATCCCTGAGTTATATGGACGAGCATGGCACGCATACCTTCTCCGTACCGGTGCCAGCCGATTTGTGCTTTGTGGTCGCAGTACCCTACTTCACCTTGCATACGGAAAAATCCAGGACGGTTGTCCCGGAGACCGTCAGCCGAGCGGATGCGGTCTTCAATATTGCACAAGCGTCCCGTTTGACACTCGCGCTCTCCACCGGCAACCTAGATTTTCTTCGCGGCGGCTTTGCCGACCGGCTTCATGAGCCGTATCGCAAGTCTCTCGTACCCGGATACGAGGATGTTCGGCATGCAGCGATTCGCGGCGGCGCGCTTACGTTGACGCTGAGCGGCGCGGGGCCGTCGCTGCTGGCGTGGTGCCAGGACGAGGGGGCGGCCTGGCAGGCCGCCGACCTGATGACGTTGGCGTGGCGTGAACATGGTGTCCCTTGCCGGGCAGAGGTGTATCGTCCATACTGCCGGGAGACTGTCGTGCATATCCTATCGGACTAA
- the thrC gene encoding threonine synthase: MNNRTNSWITLDRSLAYEHLEWTNIDGLKEAAIVAQVNQKTERWSGLLHHYGEWLPLTERTPRLSLCEGNTPLIFSERLSERVNASVYLKYEGANPTGSFKDRGMVLAVAKAKEEGSNTVICASTGNTSASAAAYAARAGMRAIILIPDGYVALGKLAQAMMYGAHIIAIRGNFDEALQLVRDMSDRFPITVVNSINPYRLDGQQTAAFEVCDALGAPPDVLCIPVGNAGNISAYWKGFQAYQRGGKTDRSPRMFGFEAEGAAAIVKGHPIEHPETFATAIRIGKPASAHLAVAAARDSGGAIRSVTDEQIAQAYRWIASEGVLAEPASAASVAGLMCLADAGEIERGQTVVCVLTGNGLKDPDSAMKHSDSAAQVVDATADAVAQLLEGMQ, from the coding sequence ATGAATAATAGGACTAATTCATGGATCACGCTGGACAGATCCCTCGCCTATGAACACCTCGAATGGACGAACATTGACGGATTGAAGGAGGCGGCCATCGTCGCACAGGTAAACCAGAAAACAGAGAGATGGAGTGGACTTTTACATCATTATGGGGAGTGGCTGCCGCTGACCGAGCGGACGCCGCGGTTGTCCCTTTGTGAAGGGAATACGCCGCTGATTTTCTCCGAACGTCTGAGTGAGCGTGTCAACGCCTCGGTGTATTTGAAGTACGAAGGGGCCAACCCGACAGGGTCCTTTAAAGATCGCGGCATGGTTCTGGCCGTCGCGAAGGCCAAGGAGGAAGGGTCGAACACCGTGATTTGCGCCTCCACCGGCAACACGTCCGCCTCTGCCGCTGCGTACGCCGCACGCGCCGGGATGCGGGCCATCATCCTGATTCCGGACGGATACGTCGCGCTCGGCAAGTTGGCGCAGGCGATGATGTACGGAGCGCACATCATCGCGATCCGCGGGAACTTTGATGAAGCCCTGCAATTGGTGCGGGACATGTCCGACCGCTTCCCGATTACGGTGGTCAATTCAATCAACCCCTACCGGCTGGACGGCCAGCAGACTGCAGCGTTTGAAGTGTGCGACGCGCTCGGGGCGCCGCCGGATGTATTGTGCATTCCGGTCGGCAACGCGGGCAACATCAGCGCGTACTGGAAAGGCTTCCAGGCGTATCAGCGGGGCGGGAAGACCGACCGGAGCCCGCGCATGTTCGGCTTTGAGGCGGAAGGCGCTGCGGCGATTGTCAAGGGGCATCCGATTGAACACCCGGAGACGTTTGCGACCGCCATTCGCATCGGCAAACCAGCGTCGGCGCATCTCGCCGTGGCTGCCGCCCGGGATTCGGGAGGGGCGATTCGGTCCGTCACGGACGAGCAGATTGCACAGGCCTATCGATGGATTGCGTCCGAAGGGGTGCTCGCTGAACCCGCGTCGGCGGCGTCCGTGGCGGGCCTCATGTGTCTCGCAGATGCTGGCGAAATTGAACGCGGCCAAACCGTCGTTTGCGTTCTCACTGGCAATGGGTTGAAAGACCCAGACAGTGCCATGAAACACAGTGACAGCGCGGCGCAGGTTGTGGACGCCACGGCTGACGCGGTGGCCCAATTGCTGGAGGGCATGCAATGA
- a CDS encoding thioredoxin family protein, protein MLAEADDYELKQTLWQTEGPVVVFFHTPLCGTCKVGRKMLDVALAALPDIPAFACNLNAMPHYAQEWQIESIPCLVVVERLKVVEKIYAFQSAGHLFRVLQPYCS, encoded by the coding sequence ATGCTGGCTGAAGCGGACGACTATGAGCTGAAACAGACCTTGTGGCAAACCGAAGGCCCTGTAGTTGTCTTCTTCCACACCCCGCTTTGCGGCACGTGCAAGGTCGGCCGCAAAATGCTTGACGTTGCCCTCGCAGCCCTCCCAGACATTCCAGCCTTCGCCTGCAATCTGAATGCCATGCCCCACTACGCACAGGAGTGGCAGATTGAAAGCATTCCCTGCCTGGTGGTCGTGGAACGCCTGAAAGTCGTGGAAAAAATCTACGCCTTCCAATCCGCCGGACACCTGTTCCGCGTCTTGCAACCCTACTGCAGTTAA
- the aceA gene encoding isocitrate lyase, whose protein sequence is MTRREEEARKLQEAWETDPRWAGITRPYSAEDVIRLRGSLQIEHTLARRGAQRLWHLLHTEHHVKALGALTGNQAVQQVKAGLKAIYLSGWQVAADANLAGQMYPDQSLYPANSVPHVVQRINQALQRADQIHHAEGNDDIDWYAPIVADAEAGFGGPLNVFELMKSMIEAGAAGVHFEDQLSSEKKCGHMGGKVLIPTANAIRNLVAARLAADVSGVPTLIVARTDANGAHLITSDIDPRDHEFLTGERTPEGFFRMRGGLDAAIARGLAYAPYADLIWCETSEPNIDEARRFAEAIHAQFPGKLLAYNCSPSFNWKKKLDEETIARFQDELGDMGYKFQFVTLAGFHALNHSMFELARKYSKRGMAAYSELQQAEFASEPYGYTATRHQREVGTGYFDEVSLTITGGTSSTTALTGSTEAEQFVEA, encoded by the coding sequence ATGACGCGGAGAGAAGAAGAAGCCCGGAAGCTGCAGGAAGCGTGGGAAACTGACCCCCGATGGGCGGGCATCACACGTCCATACAGCGCAGAGGACGTCATCCGTCTGCGTGGTTCGCTGCAAATTGAACATACCCTCGCCCGCCGCGGCGCACAGCGGCTGTGGCACCTGCTGCACACCGAGCACCATGTGAAGGCCCTCGGCGCCCTCACCGGGAACCAGGCCGTGCAACAGGTCAAAGCGGGTTTGAAGGCCATCTACCTGAGCGGGTGGCAGGTCGCTGCGGACGCAAACCTGGCTGGACAAATGTACCCTGACCAGAGCCTGTATCCAGCGAACAGCGTGCCGCATGTCGTGCAGCGCATCAATCAGGCGCTGCAGCGCGCCGATCAAATCCACCACGCGGAAGGCAATGACGACATCGACTGGTATGCCCCGATTGTCGCGGACGCAGAAGCCGGGTTTGGCGGCCCCCTGAACGTATTCGAACTCATGAAATCGATGATTGAAGCTGGTGCGGCCGGGGTTCACTTTGAGGACCAGTTGTCATCGGAGAAAAAGTGCGGCCACATGGGCGGCAAGGTGCTCATCCCGACCGCCAACGCCATCCGCAACCTCGTGGCGGCCCGGCTGGCGGCTGACGTCTCGGGCGTCCCGACGCTCATTGTCGCCCGCACGGACGCAAACGGCGCGCACCTCATCACCAGCGACATCGACCCGCGCGACCACGAATTCCTGACCGGAGAACGCACACCGGAAGGATTCTTCCGGATGCGGGGCGGCCTCGACGCAGCCATTGCGCGCGGCCTCGCCTACGCGCCGTACGCGGACCTCATCTGGTGCGAGACATCCGAACCTAACATCGACGAAGCGCGGCGCTTCGCAGAGGCGATTCACGCACAGTTCCCGGGCAAGCTGCTCGCGTACAACTGCTCTCCTTCGTTCAACTGGAAAAAGAAGTTGGATGAAGAGACCATCGCCCGTTTCCAGGACGAACTGGGCGACATGGGTTACAAGTTCCAATTTGTCACGCTGGCTGGGTTCCACGCACTGAACCACAGCATGTTTGAGCTGGCTCGCAAGTACAGCAAGCGGGGAATGGCGGCATATTCGGAACTCCAGCAGGCAGAGTTCGCCAGCGAGCCCTATGGCTACACCGCCACACGCCATCAGCGCGAAGTCGGAACCGGCTACTTTGACGAGGTGTCCCTGACCATCACCGGCGGTACGTCGTCCACCACAGCGCTGACGGGCTCAACGGAGGCCGAACAGTTCGTCGAAGCGTGA